A stretch of Leptolyngbya subtilissima AS-A7 DNA encodes these proteins:
- a CDS encoding 5-(carboxyamino)imidazole ribonucleotide synthase, with the protein MEQATPNPIQRVGVVGGGQLAWMMGPAAQKLGLELVVQTPNSTDPAVAIAQSTLLAPVADAPATASLAAQCDVITFENEFIDCEGLQALTQQGTVFRPSLDVLALVLDKHHQREFFARIGLPNPRYDFLDGNESEAELAAKAELIGFPLVMKTRRLGYDGYGTSVVKDAAQLSATWDKFNRAPVLLEEFVPFKQELAVMVARSASADVAVFPTVETQQVGQICRRVFAPAQVSPEVAAKMTSIAHALVEQLQLVGIVGIECFLTSDDRVLINEIAPRTHNSGHYSLDACETSQFEQQLRAVSDRPLGLTALNCPQAVMVNLLGLDEPEASHHQKLETLKQWPEATLYWYNKTIRPRRKLGHITQRLDAMADPIAAAAAIEAIWYGELTDKDA; encoded by the coding sequence ATGGAGCAGGCAACCCCCAACCCAATTCAGCGAGTCGGTGTCGTTGGCGGCGGACAGCTCGCCTGGATGATGGGACCAGCGGCGCAAAAGCTGGGTCTAGAGCTTGTGGTGCAGACGCCAAACTCAACCGATCCAGCCGTGGCGATCGCTCAATCCACCCTCCTTGCCCCCGTTGCTGATGCCCCCGCTACCGCATCCCTCGCGGCCCAGTGCGACGTAATTACGTTTGAAAACGAGTTTATCGACTGTGAAGGGCTCCAGGCTCTGACCCAGCAGGGCACAGTCTTTCGCCCTAGCCTGGATGTATTAGCCTTGGTGCTCGACAAGCACCACCAGCGCGAGTTTTTTGCGCGGATTGGTCTACCCAACCCTCGCTACGACTTTTTAGATGGTAACGAAAGCGAGGCCGAACTTGCCGCCAAGGCAGAGCTAATTGGTTTTCCGCTAGTGATGAAGACCCGCCGTTTGGGCTATGACGGCTACGGCACCTCAGTAGTCAAAGATGCGGCTCAGCTCAGCGCCACGTGGGACAAATTTAACCGTGCCCCGGTGCTGTTGGAGGAGTTTGTGCCCTTCAAACAGGAGCTGGCGGTGATGGTGGCCCGCTCGGCATCGGCGGATGTCGCTGTCTTTCCCACCGTAGAAACTCAGCAAGTCGGGCAGATCTGTCGCCGCGTCTTTGCCCCTGCCCAAGTTAGCCCCGAGGTCGCAGCGAAGATGACCAGCATTGCCCACGCTCTGGTGGAGCAGCTTCAGTTGGTGGGCATCGTCGGTATTGAGTGCTTTCTCACTTCGGACGACCGGGTGCTGATTAATGAAATTGCCCCCCGCACCCACAACTCGGGCCACTATAGTCTCGATGCCTGCGAAACCTCCCAGTTTGAGCAGCAGCTGCGGGCTGTGAGCGATCGCCCCCTTGGCCTCACTGCGCTCAACTGCCCCCAAGCCGTTATGGTCAACCTGCTGGGGCTAGACGAGCCTGAAGCCAGCCACCACCAGAAGCTTGAGACCCTTAAACAATGGCCTGAAGCCACCCTCTACTGGTACAACAAAACCATTCGCCCCAGACGCAAGCTGGGGCATATAACGCAGCGGCTCGATGCGATGGCAGACCCCATCGCCGCCGCCGCTGCGATCGAGGCTATCTGGTACGGCGAGTTGACCGATAAGGACGCTTGA
- the uraD gene encoding 2-oxo-4-hydroxy-4-carboxy-5-ureidoimidazoline decarboxylase, with product MPHTLDQLNAMAEADFVAAIGPAFEETPAIAVQVWPLRPFVSVADLHQHMVAIVRTMSAANKLALINAHPDLGTRVTMAAASVSEQSKAGLNSLTNEEYHQFQALNQQYKDKFGFPFILAVAGHSKTSILKNFVERLRNSTDVEMSAALLEIEKIALSRLDSWIVSA from the coding sequence ATGCCCCATACCCTAGACCAGCTCAATGCCATGGCTGAGGCTGACTTTGTCGCTGCCATCGGCCCTGCCTTTGAAGAAACGCCCGCGATCGCCGTCCAGGTCTGGCCTTTGCGTCCCTTCGTCTCTGTAGCCGATCTTCACCAGCACATGGTTGCTATTGTGCGAACGATGTCTGCTGCGAACAAATTGGCCTTGATCAACGCCCACCCCGACTTAGGCACAAGGGTTACCATGGCCGCAGCCTCGGTGTCAGAACAGAGCAAAGCCGGGCTTAATAGTCTCACTAACGAGGAATATCATCAGTTTCAAGCCCTTAATCAGCAGTACAAAGATAAATTCGGCTTTCCCTTCATATTGGCAGTGGCAGGGCATAGCAAAACCTCAATCTTAAAAAACTTTGTAGAAAGATTACGCAATTCCACGGATGTAGAGATGTCTGCTGCTTTACTGGAAATTGAGAAAATAGCCTTGTCTCGCCTCGATAGCTGGATTGTGTCTGCTTAA
- a CDS encoding glycosyltransferase yields the protein MTSLPSQPNSSKFHVLTSTKFDFEHFVTRAALGQGPRHTIWQLKERLNAQVHQPDFEDDSLVNGLDKLLSKIIGRPHQWALARQVLAQTNSDDVVYCCGEDAGLPLALLALFKKNRPRLVVNVMCPERWRPKLLLKWLQLHRNIDAFTVNTTLKVQTLRDMLNLAEDGVTCLAEQTDKQFFYPEPGTIEKHRPLIASAGLEQRDYVTLANATHQLDLDVKVCAVSPNATSKTRCRIPEQPPQNMEMRYFDWVELRDLYRSADIAVVSLINNTYAAGLTVLMEAMACRRPVIITKTVGLATEMAEKGLVWGVQPDSPEELKAAIVHVLGHPEEASARAEAAYQHYLENHTSEQHVEQVSRLLQRVANSTMSDQPMVIRAKPV from the coding sequence ATGACATCCTTACCCAGTCAACCCAACAGCTCAAAATTTCACGTTTTAACCAGCACAAAATTTGACTTCGAGCATTTCGTTACCCGCGCTGCTCTGGGTCAAGGGCCGCGGCACACTATTTGGCAGCTCAAAGAGAGACTCAATGCACAGGTCCATCAACCAGATTTTGAAGATGACAGTCTGGTTAATGGCCTCGATAAACTTCTTTCTAAAATAATTGGCAGACCGCATCAGTGGGCTTTAGCCAGACAGGTTTTAGCTCAGACCAACTCCGATGATGTTGTCTACTGCTGTGGCGAAGATGCTGGTCTACCCCTAGCCCTGCTGGCATTATTCAAGAAAAACCGACCTCGGTTAGTTGTCAATGTGATGTGCCCAGAGCGGTGGCGACCCAAACTGCTGCTCAAATGGTTGCAGCTGCATCGCAATATTGATGCATTCACTGTAAACACGACTCTGAAAGTCCAAACTCTAAGAGACATGCTCAACCTAGCTGAGGATGGCGTGACTTGTTTGGCCGAGCAGACCGACAAACAGTTCTTCTACCCTGAACCTGGCACAATTGAAAAGCATCGTCCCTTGATTGCTAGTGCTGGCTTGGAGCAGCGAGACTATGTCACTCTTGCTAATGCTACTCACCAGTTAGATTTAGACGTCAAAGTCTGTGCTGTATCACCCAATGCCACCTCCAAAACGCGGTGCAGAATTCCTGAGCAACCGCCCCAAAACATGGAAATGCGGTATTTCGACTGGGTTGAGTTGCGCGATCTTTATCGCAGTGCCGATATTGCCGTAGTTAGCCTAATCAACAATACCTATGCCGCTGGTCTGACGGTTTTGATGGAAGCAATGGCTTGCCGTCGACCGGTAATCATTACCAAAACTGTAGGATTGGCCACAGAAATGGCTGAGAAAGGTCTCGTCTGGGGCGTACAACCCGACTCCCCTGAAGAGTTAAAGGCCGCCATCGTACACGTCTTAGGCCACCCTGAGGAGGCGAGTGCTAGAGCAGAGGCAGCTTATCAGCACTATTTGGAAAACCACACAAGTGAGCAGCATGTTGAGCAGGTATCCCGATTGCTGCAGCGGGTTGCCAACAGCACAATGTCAGACCAGCCCATGGTCATACGAGCAAAACCAGTTTGA
- a CDS encoding glycosyltransferase, which yields MTMKWAIAAPFFDIDNIDTANWLEPFVPGDAHEFQLIPRQKPLPKWHDRKSKFTPIDDWLVYMRQAADALNSDADGIITVFPQVASAVGLQQKLRFSNKPVVAWLFNVGTCRTGLRQKLARASLSQVDHFVVHTRKEIELYSQWLGLPANRFEFLPYQVPEIPIEYEEERETPFIASLGSAHRDFPTLFEAVKKLNIKTVVATGQGAVEGLTIPEQVELPFGISKEECLRLGQQARLNVVPLQPKEGVTAAGQVTLVEAMIMGRPLIVTNFYGAEDYIIHGETGWLVEPNSLESMTEAIDLLWHDDALRQKLGENARAYAKEHFSDPCAGRHLERILNEVAENRNTPAHAKLQWAK from the coding sequence ATGACCATGAAATGGGCGATCGCTGCACCATTTTTTGATATTGATAATATCGATACTGCCAACTGGTTAGAGCCTTTTGTGCCAGGCGATGCCCACGAGTTTCAGCTCATTCCGCGACAAAAACCGCTGCCAAAATGGCACGATCGCAAGTCTAAATTTACGCCAATTGACGACTGGCTTGTCTACATGAGACAGGCCGCTGACGCACTTAATTCAGACGCCGATGGAATTATCACCGTATTCCCTCAGGTGGCTTCGGCGGTGGGTTTACAGCAAAAGCTGAGATTCTCCAACAAGCCTGTAGTCGCATGGCTTTTCAATGTGGGCACCTGTAGAACAGGTCTGCGTCAGAAGCTTGCCCGAGCTAGTCTGAGCCAAGTTGATCATTTTGTGGTGCATACCCGCAAGGAGATTGAACTTTATAGCCAGTGGCTAGGATTGCCCGCCAATCGGTTTGAGTTCTTGCCCTATCAGGTGCCCGAGATTCCCATTGAGTATGAAGAAGAGCGAGAGACTCCCTTTATTGCCTCCCTTGGGTCTGCCCATCGCGATTTTCCCACTCTGTTTGAAGCGGTTAAAAAGCTCAATATTAAAACTGTAGTGGCCACTGGCCAGGGTGCTGTTGAGGGTCTGACGATTCCTGAGCAGGTGGAACTGCCCTTTGGCATTAGCAAGGAGGAGTGCTTACGTCTAGGTCAGCAGGCTCGACTAAACGTTGTGCCGCTACAGCCCAAAGAGGGAGTTACGGCTGCCGGACAAGTTACTTTAGTAGAGGCCATGATTATGGGCCGACCGCTGATTGTCACAAACTTTTATGGGGCCGAGGATTACATCATCCATGGCGAAACCGGGTGGTTAGTCGAACCCAACTCCTTAGAGAGCATGACCGAGGCCATCGACCTACTCTGGCACGACGATGCTCTGCGCCAGAAACTTGGTGAGAATGCCCGCGCCTACGCCAAGGAGCATTTTTCTGATCCCTGTGCTGGTCGCCACCTAGAGCGCATTCTCAACGAAGTAGCCGAAAACCGAAATACACCGGCCCACGCAAAGCTACAGTGGGCTAAATAG
- a CDS encoding ABC-ATPase domain-containing protein — MATQDDLYDQLHRLDGQSYGAYKGLKGKYAFGEFVLHIDHVQGDPFAAPSRVRVVVPQVVSGFPRQLWKLPCRAIALADYLTREFYWATQVRQRSSGSGKSGLIGVVRPSQAILNRSAARVTGEVVELRFTVGLPAFGRRIAGRQAAELLCESVPALVEETLLYNALDGAKLQHHINTVEDAEELRSQLAAHNLVAFIADGAILPRRSGVDDHPLEDQAVPFTSPESLRVTLRCPHTGEITGMGIPRGITLIVGGGYHGKSTLLRAVEAGIYNHVPSDGRHQVVTDPTAAKVRAEDGRSIAGVDISPFIGSLPQGKSTQNFSTPNASGSTSQAANTIEAIEAGATVLLVDEDTSATNFMIRDRRMQALIAKDREPITPFIDKVWQLFTDYGISTVLVMGGSGDYFDVADTVIAMDEFCPRDVTQQAKAIAAEFETERDREGGQCFGALAPRVIRPDSIDPSKGRHSVKLRARDVEQLQIGTEAIDLSAVEQLVEPGQVRAIAAAIVYAQRYHMTSTTSLFEVITAVMADIDQYGLDCLTEWPMGDLVWFRGLELAAAINRLRTLQIE; from the coding sequence ATGGCGACTCAAGACGACCTCTACGATCAGCTTCATCGGCTCGATGGCCAGAGCTATGGCGCATATAAGGGGCTGAAGGGAAAGTATGCCTTTGGGGAATTTGTGTTGCACATTGACCATGTGCAGGGCGATCCCTTTGCAGCCCCAAGTCGAGTGCGGGTAGTGGTGCCGCAGGTGGTATCAGGGTTCCCTCGGCAACTGTGGAAACTGCCCTGTCGGGCGATCGCCTTAGCAGACTATCTCACCCGTGAGTTTTACTGGGCAACTCAGGTTCGCCAGCGCTCATCGGGTTCGGGCAAAAGTGGATTGATTGGTGTTGTGCGTCCCAGCCAGGCCATTCTCAACCGCAGTGCGGCTAGGGTGACCGGGGAGGTCGTGGAGTTGCGGTTTACTGTAGGTTTACCTGCCTTTGGGCGGCGGATTGCGGGGCGGCAGGCAGCGGAGTTACTGTGCGAGTCTGTTCCTGCTTTGGTTGAGGAAACTTTGCTCTATAACGCATTGGATGGAGCGAAGCTTCAGCACCACATCAATACAGTTGAGGATGCCGAGGAGCTGCGATCGCAGCTCGCTGCCCACAACCTAGTGGCCTTCATTGCTGATGGCGCCATCCTGCCCCGGCGCAGCGGTGTGGACGATCACCCACTGGAGGATCAGGCGGTTCCCTTTACATCTCCGGAATCGCTGCGGGTAACGTTGCGCTGTCCCCATACAGGAGAGATTACCGGAATGGGCATTCCCAGAGGCATTACGCTGATTGTGGGGGGCGGCTACCACGGCAAATCGACCTTGCTACGGGCCGTTGAAGCGGGGATATATAACCACGTTCCCAGCGATGGGCGGCACCAGGTGGTCACCGACCCGACGGCAGCGAAGGTGCGGGCGGAGGATGGCCGCAGCATTGCCGGGGTCGATATTTCGCCCTTTATTGGCAGCCTGCCCCAGGGCAAATCGACGCAGAATTTCTCAACGCCCAACGCCAGTGGCAGCACTTCCCAGGCGGCTAACACGATTGAGGCGATCGAGGCAGGAGCAACGGTGCTGCTGGTGGATGAAGACACCTCAGCGACGAACTTCATGATTCGCGATCGCAGAATGCAGGCGTTAATCGCCAAAGATCGCGAGCCCATTACCCCTTTCATCGACAAGGTGTGGCAGCTCTTCACCGACTACGGCATCTCCACCGTGCTGGTGATGGGGGGCAGCGGCGACTACTTCGATGTGGCCGACACTGTGATCGCCATGGACGAGTTTTGCCCTCGGGATGTGACTCAGCAAGCCAAGGCAATCGCGGCAGAGTTCGAGACAGAGCGCGATCGCGAAGGCGGCCAGTGCTTCGGCGCCCTCGCACCGCGAGTCATTCGACCCGACAGCATTGACCCCAGCAAAGGCCGCCACAGCGTCAAGCTCAGGGCACGGGATGTCGAGCAGCTCCAGATTGGCACCGAAGCGATTGATTTATCAGCGGTGGAGCAGTTAGTGGAGCCAGGCCAAGTGCGGGCGATCGCGGCGGCGATCGTCTACGCTCAGCGCTACCACATGACCTCAACCACATCGCTGTTTGAGGTCATCACCGCAGTCATGGCCGACATCGATCAGTATGGGCTAGACTGCCTGACCGAATGGCCTATGGGCGACCTGGTTTGGTTTCGAGGTTTAGAGCTAGCGGCAGCTATTAATCGGCTGCGCACCCTCCAGATCGAGTAA
- the pdxA gene encoding 4-hydroxythreonine-4-phosphate dehydrogenase PdxA translates to MTTPATSVSNLSLPLPRLAIPLGDPAGIGPEVVLKALGARNWSAIATVTILGTRSLLHQTLVALQQSSYAGPLPDLDSLDFVDISPPLPLETVTFGQASAATGAASFAYLKTAIEGAVAGQYDAIVTGPIAKSAWKAAGHHYPGQTELLAEGAKAERFGMAFVAQSPHTDWWLRALLATTHIPLRQVPEALTPALLNQKLDLLIHSLKQDFGLTQPRIAVAGLNPHSGEGGQLGHEEVDWLIPWLEAQRQRYPQIQIDGPIPPDTMWVRPGQAWFGTEGRAVETAHDAYLALYHDQGLIPVKLMAFDRAVNTTVGLPFVRTSPDHGTAFDIAGQGIADASSMAAAMEVAVAMVGRRGWMGRRVDG, encoded by the coding sequence ATGACTACCCCTGCGACTTCGGTCTCTAACCTGTCTTTGCCGCTCCCTCGGCTGGCAATTCCGCTGGGCGACCCGGCGGGCATCGGTCCAGAAGTGGTGCTCAAGGCGCTGGGAGCGAGGAATTGGTCTGCGATCGCAACTGTCACCATTCTGGGCACGCGATCGCTTCTGCACCAAACCCTGGTAGCCCTTCAGCAATCCTCCTACGCCGGGCCGCTGCCAGACTTAGACTCCCTAGATTTTGTAGATATTTCGCCGCCGCTGCCTTTAGAAACGGTGACCTTCGGCCAGGCCAGCGCCGCTACTGGGGCAGCTAGTTTTGCCTATCTAAAGACCGCCATTGAGGGGGCTGTAGCGGGGCAGTACGATGCGATCGTCACGGGACCAATCGCCAAATCAGCTTGGAAAGCGGCTGGGCACCACTACCCTGGACAGACAGAACTTTTAGCTGAGGGGGCCAAAGCCGAGCGGTTTGGCATGGCCTTTGTGGCTCAGTCGCCCCATACCGACTGGTGGCTGCGCGCCCTGTTGGCCACTACCCACATTCCCCTGCGCCAGGTACCTGAGGCGCTGACGCCAGCCCTGCTCAACCAAAAGCTCGATCTGCTGATCCACAGCCTGAAGCAAGACTTTGGCCTGACGCAGCCTCGCATTGCCGTGGCAGGACTCAACCCCCACAGCGGCGAAGGTGGGCAATTAGGCCACGAAGAGGTGGACTGGCTGATCCCCTGGCTTGAGGCTCAGCGCCAGCGCTACCCCCAGATACAGATCGATGGCCCAATTCCCCCCGATACGATGTGGGTGCGCCCTGGGCAGGCCTGGTTTGGCACCGAGGGGAGGGCGGTGGAGACGGCCCACGACGCCTACCTAGCTCTCTATCACGACCAGGGACTGATTCCAGTGAAGCTGATGGCCTTTGATCGGGCAGTAAATACGACCGTGGGGCTGCCTTTTGTGCGCACGTCGCCTGACCATGGTACGGCGTTTGATATTGCTGGGCAGGGGATCGCTGATGCTAGCAGCATGGCGGCGGCGATGGAGGTAGCGGTGGCGATGGTGGGGCGGAGGGGGTGGATGGGTAGGCGGGTGGATGGGTAG
- the petM gene encoding cytochrome b6-f complex subunit PetM: MGGEIFNTAIIIFTLTLLGLGIGFLLLRVQGGEE, translated from the coding sequence ATGGGCGGCGAAATTTTCAATACGGCGATCATTATCTTTACCCTGACCCTATTGGGCCTGGGGATTGGGTTTTTGCTGCTGCGGGTGCAGGGCGGCGAAGAGTAG
- a CDS encoding SDR family oxidoreductase, giving the protein MKVLVVGATGTLGRQIARRALDEGHEVRCLVRSAQRAAFLREWGVELVRGNLSRPETLPPALEGVDAVIDASTARPSESVLQVDWQGKVNLIKATRDAGVKRFIFFSILNSEKFPHVPLMNVKRCTEKFLAESGLSYTILQPCGFLQGLIGQYAIPVLEKQPIWVMGEAAPIAYMDTQDIARFAVRALSVPETENRSFPLAGTRAWGAYEIMRLCERKCGQEARVSRISLELLRAIRKVAQFFQWGWNFADRLAFVEVVAGSQPLDAPMDEVYQVFGIPKEEITTLEDYMQEYFSRIMKKLKELDYDSEKASKKKLPF; this is encoded by the coding sequence ATGAAAGTATTGGTCGTTGGCGCTACTGGCACCCTTGGCAGGCAAATTGCCCGCCGTGCCCTGGATGAGGGGCACGAAGTCCGCTGCCTGGTGAGGAGCGCCCAGCGAGCCGCTTTTTTGCGAGAGTGGGGGGTAGAACTGGTGCGGGGCAACCTCTCCAGGCCTGAGACTCTGCCTCCGGCCCTGGAGGGGGTTGATGCGGTAATTGATGCTTCTACAGCCCGACCTTCCGAGTCGGTGCTACAGGTAGACTGGCAGGGCAAAGTCAACCTGATTAAAGCCACCCGCGACGCTGGCGTCAAGCGATTCATCTTTTTCTCTATTCTGAACTCCGAAAAGTTTCCCCACGTGCCGCTGATGAACGTTAAGCGCTGCACCGAGAAATTTTTGGCCGAGTCAGGGCTCAGCTACACCATCTTGCAGCCCTGCGGCTTTCTCCAGGGGCTAATTGGTCAATACGCCATCCCCGTGCTCGAAAAGCAGCCGATTTGGGTCATGGGCGAAGCCGCCCCCATCGCCTACATGGATACCCAAGATATTGCCCGGTTTGCGGTTAGGGCGCTGTCCGTGCCCGAAACCGAGAACCGTAGCTTTCCTCTGGCGGGCACCCGCGCCTGGGGGGCCTACGAAATCATGCGCCTGTGCGAACGCAAATGCGGTCAAGAAGCCAGGGTCTCGCGCATTTCCCTCGAGTTGCTGCGGGCAATTCGCAAGGTTGCGCAGTTCTTTCAATGGGGCTGGAATTTTGCCGATCGCCTCGCCTTTGTAGAAGTGGTCGCCGGCAGCCAACCCCTCGATGCTCCTATGGATGAGGTTTACCAAGTGTTTGGTATTCCCAAGGAGGAAATCACCACCCTCGAAGACTATATGCAAGAGTACTTCAGCCGTATTATGAAAAAGCTGAAGGAACTCGACTACGACAGCGAAAAAGCCAGCAAGAAGAAGCTGCCCTTTTAA
- a CDS encoding DUF6737 family protein, producing MTETPPITSAWQLKPWWCQPWSIVLTGVAIVSGSWLLLHRLWLTALVAVPIGVWMGFFLLLWPRLVREAGLLDNPPVDQQPH from the coding sequence ATGACTGAAACACCGCCTATTACTAGCGCTTGGCAGCTGAAACCCTGGTGGTGTCAGCCCTGGTCGATTGTGCTGACAGGGGTTGCGATCGTGAGCGGCAGCTGGCTGTTGCTCCATCGTCTTTGGCTGACGGCCCTTGTTGCAGTTCCCATTGGTGTGTGGATGGGCTTTTTCTTGCTGCTCTGGCCGCGCCTAGTGCGAGAAGCTGGGCTGCTAGACAATCCACCAGTTGACCAGCAACCCCACTGA
- a CDS encoding Fur family transcriptional regulator, translating to MLSQADQIVTMLKSRGLRVTPQRFAVYANLLGRCDHPTADDILHDLNQSAPTSSQATVYSSLQALRGANLVREVLLEEGVCRYDANIGPHHHFRCQSCGAIADIPWETLGNVNLQTLSPRWQVEGYEVTVRGVCDRCQPEAS from the coding sequence ATGTTGTCCCAAGCCGATCAAATCGTCACTATGTTGAAGTCTCGGGGGCTGCGTGTCACTCCCCAGCGCTTTGCCGTGTATGCCAACCTGCTGGGTCGCTGCGACCACCCCACCGCCGACGATATTCTTCACGACCTTAACCAAAGCGCCCCAACGTCGTCTCAGGCGACGGTCTACAGTTCGCTGCAAGCGCTGCGTGGTGCCAACCTCGTCCGCGAAGTGCTGCTTGAAGAGGGGGTATGCCGCTACGACGCCAACATTGGGCCTCACCACCACTTTCGCTGTCAAAGCTGTGGGGCGATCGCCGACATTCCTTGGGAAACCCTGGGCAACGTCAACCTGCAAACCCTTAGCCCCCGTTGGCAAGTCGAGGGCTATGAGGTGACGGTGCGGGGTGTGTGCGATCGCTGTCAGCCCGAAGCATCCTAA
- a CDS encoding peroxiredoxin codes for MVAMLATGRVPDVVFKTRVRDESVGGSNPYRWQDTTTSDLFAGKKVVVFSLPGAFTPTCSSNHLPRYEELYEEFKAHGVDSIICVSVNDAFVMFQWGQKVGAKNVFLLPDGNAEFTRKMGMLVDKSNLGFGMRSWRYSMLVNDGAIEKIFVESDFGDNCPIDPFEVSDADTMMAYIKGTEATGVSEPRLAFVG; via the coding sequence ATGGTTGCAATGCTTGCTACTGGGCGCGTACCTGACGTCGTCTTTAAGACCCGTGTGCGGGATGAGTCTGTGGGCGGGTCCAACCCCTACCGCTGGCAAGACACCACTACCAGCGATCTCTTTGCTGGTAAGAAAGTAGTGGTGTTCTCCCTGCCCGGCGCTTTCACCCCCACCTGCTCCTCCAACCACCTGCCCCGCTACGAAGAGCTGTATGAAGAGTTCAAGGCCCATGGCGTTGATTCCATCATCTGCGTCTCAGTAAACGACGCCTTCGTCATGTTCCAGTGGGGCCAAAAGGTTGGCGCTAAAAACGTCTTCCTGCTGCCCGACGGCAATGCCGAGTTTACTCGTAAGATGGGCATGCTGGTTGACAAATCCAACCTAGGCTTTGGTATGCGCTCCTGGCGCTACTCCATGCTCGTCAACGACGGCGCTATCGAAAAGATCTTCGTTGAGTCTGACTTTGGCGACAACTGCCCCATCGACCCCTTCGAAGTGTCTGACGCTGACACCATGATGGCCTACATAAAAGGCACCGAGGCAACTGGGGTGTCTGAGCCTCGTTTGGCCTTCGTGGGCTAA
- a CDS encoding NAD(P)/FAD-dependent oxidoreductase yields the protein MKLSRKNLHERTDQVYDAIVVGGGMGGLSAAIYLARYGLKCLVVEKGKGRSLWMQEVRNVVGVSPDTPGREMLNHGVQQSVDWGADYLRGYVEDVVDEGDHLAVQVKVGKVDSVYPVFRAKYLIAASGVIDVLPQLDDMQNVYDYAGYTLHVCMICDGFDMWDQKAVLIAGKESQINAAFVLDWFTPYISVLTHGLCTVGDEMRAKLADYGYPLYEAPIAKFLGEHHKMSGVELTDGTVVEATTGLVNMGSIYHNQYLKGISTLEWDGENLVTNTMCQTTHDRIFAIGDLKQGLNQVSVAIADGTLAATQIWRNIRRASPPRRWEENLVKEAIAS from the coding sequence ATGAAACTCTCCCGCAAAAATCTACACGAACGCACCGATCAGGTTTATGACGCCATCGTTGTCGGCGGTGGTATGGGAGGGTTGTCAGCAGCTATTTATCTGGCCCGCTATGGCCTCAAGTGCCTAGTGGTGGAAAAGGGTAAGGGGCGATCGCTGTGGATGCAGGAAGTGCGCAATGTGGTCGGAGTCAGCCCCGACACCCCCGGGCGCGAAATGCTCAACCACGGTGTTCAGCAGTCAGTCGATTGGGGGGCAGACTACCTCCGCGGCTACGTCGAAGACGTGGTCGATGAGGGCGACCATCTAGCGGTGCAGGTCAAGGTGGGTAAAGTCGACAGTGTTTACCCCGTATTTCGCGCCAAGTACCTAATCGCGGCCTCGGGCGTGATTGACGTTCTGCCTCAGCTCGACGATATGCAGAACGTCTATGACTATGCAGGCTATACCCTGCATGTCTGCATGATCTGCGATGGCTTCGATATGTGGGATCAAAAAGCGGTGCTGATTGCCGGCAAAGAGTCGCAGATCAACGCGGCCTTTGTGCTGGATTGGTTTACCCCCTACATCTCGGTGCTCACCCATGGTCTCTGCACCGTTGGTGATGAAATGCGGGCTAAGCTGGCCGACTACGGCTACCCCCTTTACGAAGCACCGATCGCTAAGTTTCTTGGCGAGCACCACAAGATGAGTGGCGTAGAGCTGACCGACGGTACTGTGGTCGAAGCCACCACTGGTCTAGTTAACATGGGCTCGATTTACCATAACCAGTACCTCAAGGGCATCTCAACCCTAGAGTGGGATGGTGAAAACCTGGTGACCAACACCATGTGTCAAACGACCCACGATCGCATTTTTGCCATTGGTGACCTCAAGCAGGGCTTGAACCAGGTCTCGGTCGCTATAGCCGACGGCACCCTGGCCGCCACTCAGATCTGGCGCAACATTCGCCGCGCCAGCCCCCCGCGCAGGTGGGAGGAAAATCTGGTCAAAGAAGCGATCGCCTCCTAA